Genomic DNA from Alkalihalobacterium alkalinitrilicum:
AAAGGTTTATGAAACCTATCAACACTATGATAAGACGTTTCATTTTAATGATGTTCATGATTTTCCAAAGTTTATGTTTGTATATATTGGTGATGAAATTTTTACTTTTGAATTTTCGGAATGGGCGTATGATGGCACGATTTATTTAGTCGGATTCAAACGTGGAAATGAAGCCTTTATTGAACGCTCCCCAATTATTTCTCATCAAAACGTCGAGGAGAGACCGTATTAGTGCAAATTTCGGGGACTTCTCAATTGAGCTCTAGAGTCACACTTGAAGTTTTGTACTAGTACCATAGTCTTGTGTTTGATACGATAAAGATAGAGTGAGATTACTAGGTAGGAGGCTAGAAAATTGAGTGACGAAAATCAAGACTACAAAGTATTCCTAGAAGAGCAATTACAGTGCACGAAGGAACGGGTGCGGATTTTAGATGAGATTGACTTAAAGCTTCATCAGATGAAAAAAATGGCTGAGTATGCCGTGGAAAACACCCTCACTCCTGGTGAAGTGGACGGATTAAATAGGCAAATCAATGATTTGAAATACGAAGTGGATATGTTAGAAAAACAGTTACATACAGTTGATCATTAACAATCAAAAGGTGGTGTAGGAATGGATATTGCCTTATTATCAATGGCACTCAACCAAGGGCAAGTGCAACAACAAGCATCGATGTCAATAATGAAAAAAGCAATGGGAAACGCTGAGCAACAAGGAGAAGCTTTACAAAAACTAATGACAACAGCTGACCCTAAAGCCATTCAACACGCAGCTCAACCTCATTTAGGTGGGAACCTCGATATTAAGCTGTAGTTGTTTAGTTCGTCTAATAATAAGTGAAATACATAATACATCATTAAAATTGAAGTAGAGTCACCAGAATGCAGCTGGTAGCTCTTCTTTTTTTATCCTCGATTTCTTTTAATAAATCTTTGAGCTCTGTCATTTCCATCTGCAAAAATAGGTAATAATTGATATGTAAATACAACCATATACTAACCGTAAATGGAATGACGTTTATAATATTGTAACGGTTAACTTTTTCATCCTTATTCCTGATTTATTCATAAAAAAATAATATTTGCCTACTAATGTCCATTTAATAAGCTTTTTTGTTACTCGTTAACGCATCAAATAAATGAAAAAAGAACCCATTTCTGATAAGTTAAAAGTGCGAACCAATAACCATCAGAAAGGATTCTTATAATGGCTATTTTACCGCAATTAACACTTGATTTCAATCGTAAAATTAAATTATCTAATGACGGAGGAGAACTCTCGTCTGATACTGGTGAGTTCCTCTTTAGGGAATTTGATGAAAAGATTGGTTTCTCTAAAACATTGGCTGAACATTTAAACCTGAAAGACAATAGACGTTACTATAT
This window encodes:
- a CDS encoding YjfB family protein, with protein sequence MDIALLSMALNQGQVQQQASMSIMKKAMGNAEQQGEALQKLMTTADPKAIQHAAQPHLGGNLDIKL